The following are from one region of the Pectinophora gossypiella unplaced genomic scaffold, ilPecGoss1.1 Pgos_57, whole genome shotgun sequence genome:
- the LOC126381495 gene encoding uncharacterized protein LOC126381495: MGKLSEAEKKEKKRIAERRRRERIKNDPILYERHKQRDRERYAKRKAEGKVKKMSERTRREQKALRKYFREHSKKSYEKKKQKNKVLEEKPISLPFDSGALNDHDPLSTSQTLGMKSPINIISVTEPQSPINTFADSSVPVSPATSESSSKEESAGLMKSSTKLPVDIKEAVVKFYEDDENSRMCPGKRDYRVRNKIRKQKRYATESLRDLHKKFQAQHPEIKISYSLFCRLRPFWVIIPNVLARETCSCQTHENFNFVVSALYKHKIISESSPNQILEKNCCDPRYVSCLTRVCLECNNKRVTYLEFDNSAEIDYKAWEKQKKAYFKNGEGRITLQTIKANVLGTTL; encoded by the exons atgggAAAACTGAGTGAAgccgaaaaaaaagaaaagaaaaggatTGCGGAGAGAAGGAGAAGGGAGAGAATAAAAAATGATCCTATATTATATGAGAGACATAAACAAAGAGACCGGGAAAGATATGCCAAAAGAAAGGCTGAGGGTAAAGTAAAGAAAATGAGTGAAAGAACACGTCGTGAACAAAAAGCTTTGAGAAAGTATTTTAGAGAACATTCGAAGAAAAGTTACGAgaagaagaaacaaaaaaataaagtactgGAAGAAAAACCCATATCATTGCCTTTTGATTCTGGAGCTTTGAACGATCACGATCCTTTAAGTACATCTCAGACTCTTGGTATGAAGTCtccaataaatataataagtgtTACAGAGCCTCAGTCTCCGATAAATACCTTTGCTGACTCTTCAGTTCCTGTTTCTCCCGCTACTTCAG AAAGTTCAAGTAAAGAAGAATCTGCTGGATTGATGAAGAGTTCTACAAAGTTGCCAGTGGATATTAAAGAAGCGGTAGTAAAATTTTACGAAGACGATGAAAATAGCCGTATGTGTCCCGGAAAAAGAGACTACAGGGTTCGAAATAAAATACGAAAACAAAAAAGATATGCCACAGAATCATTGCGTGATCTACATAAGAAATTCCAAGCTCAACATCCAGAAATAAAAATCAGCTACTCATTGTTTTGCAGATTGCGACCTTTTTGGGTGATAATTCCGAATGTGCTGGCTCGAGAGACTTGCTCATGTCAAACTCATGAAAACTTCAATTTTGTTGTCTCAGCTCTCTACAAACACAAAATTATCTCCGAGAGTTCTCCAAATCAAATTCTTGAAAAAAATTGTTGTGATCCCAGATATGTATCTTGTCTAACTCGGGTGTGCTTAGAGTGCAACAATAAAAGGGTGACGTACTTAGAATTTGACAACAGTGCAGAAATTGACTACAAGGCttgggaaaaacaaaaaaaggccTACTTTAAAAATGGCGAAGGAAGAATAACATTGCAAACAATCAAAG CGAATGTCTTAGGCACGACGCTGTAG